One part of the Halopenitus persicus genome encodes these proteins:
- a CDS encoding type II toxin-antitoxin system HicB family antitoxin → MELSEDGEVWIITDEETGVTTEGETREHALEMLDDAVAAYNGEAGRPPTDEELRELGIDPEENTSGELPDVLK, encoded by the coding sequence ATGGAGCTGTCCGAGGACGGGGAGGTGTGGATCATCACCGACGAGGAGACGGGCGTCACTACCGAAGGTGAGACGCGCGAACACGCCCTGGAGATGCTCGACGATGCAGTCGCGGCCTACAATGGTGAGGCGGGTCGGCCGCCGACCGATGAGGAACTCCGCGAACTCGGGATCGATCCCGAGGAGAACACGAGCGGCGAGCTACCGGACGTGCTCAAGTAA
- a CDS encoding cupin domain-containing protein: MSLDRYADAIADLDPDRGEVETAEVVVTDDVLVKAFVLAPDGEITPHEHADATNVFHVLEGSPTVVRDGETERIEAPGVVLNERGAVHGARNESDDRAVLTASLCPFP, from the coding sequence ATGAGCCTCGACCGATACGCCGACGCGATCGCCGACCTCGACCCCGACCGCGGGGAGGTCGAAACAGCCGAGGTCGTCGTGACCGACGACGTGCTGGTGAAGGCGTTCGTCCTCGCTCCGGACGGGGAGATCACGCCACACGAACACGCCGACGCCACGAACGTCTTCCACGTCCTCGAGGGGTCACCAACCGTCGTCCGCGATGGCGAGACGGAGCGAATCGAGGCGCCCGGCGTCGTACTCAACGAGCGCGGAGCCGTTCACGGTGCTCGCAACGAGTCCGACGACCGAGCCGTCCTGACCGCGAGCCTCTGCCCGTTCCCGTAA
- a CDS encoding rhodanese-like domain-containing protein — translation MSAEIEVDELAALLETVTDTPASNVTTADTNDDADGESLVVVDVRSKRAFDRGHIPGSRNVPFPELTSRVEELAGADRIVTVCPHGIASQQAADLITSYAGTADATVESLRGGLEAWDGPLEGTSSGSDSTDGEASGSGSTDEGPEAPF, via the coding sequence ATGAGCGCGGAGATCGAGGTGGACGAACTCGCCGCGCTGCTGGAGACCGTCACCGACACGCCTGCCAGCAACGTGACTACCGCCGATACGAACGACGACGCAGACGGCGAGTCGCTCGTCGTGGTCGACGTCCGCTCGAAACGGGCCTTCGACCGCGGCCACATCCCCGGCAGCCGAAACGTCCCGTTCCCCGAGCTAACGAGTCGGGTTGAGGAGCTCGCCGGCGCGGACCGGATCGTGACTGTCTGTCCCCACGGGATCGCCAGCCAGCAGGCGGCCGACCTGATCACGTCGTACGCCGGCACGGCCGACGCGACGGTCGAGAGCCTCCGCGGCGGCCTCGAGGCGTGGGACGGTCCGCTCGAGGGGACCTCGAGCGGATCCGACTCGACCGATGGGGAGGCGAGTGGTTCCGGATCCACCGACGAGGGACCCGAGGCGCCTTTTTAA
- a CDS encoding CARDB domain-containing protein, whose amino-acid sequence MREHARRTTVLVLSVLLLAGVVTAPALAGGASAAETGASAMPGASSAVTGPSASATVDASDPATVGPAALLDSSTATAETVRVRNHLRRVEPAGEYGVRTRVEIPDRVVELRIRIPDRATDVSADGFTRENATSWAWDERTERPRLTYRMPANRTVEDGGPLEGDGRYLFVDVGDWAVVNPPQVGVRVQSTGPVRFERENVVAGEGAAGESMAYLGPFEEHVGSANGQRFRLIVPENAELASSPDAILRTLEHASGALRVGDRDAEVFVIAVPTSDVGWGVRGLQSGPADMWVRDAEPVDDATDVWTHEYVHTRQDYRTTASGRWTTEAAATYYAALLALERGDVDFAAFRRILRQGERDPQAGATLSQPATWRNDAHYWKGALVVGEIDRRIRLATDGEDAFTSVLRELNAAEDPVTNEDVLAAVAAAGGSDVRTTARSFTTTDRAPTAWDRDAHDAAFGTLPARIGYSIAGPDAVRVTGEYRDRAVDRDPIRLVVGEALRLRVSVSNDGGTAGDYDLVVRLDGETVATRTGRLAAGETTVETVEHRFEAPGTHDLTVGGQSLRVSVTDPATAAVDDLTVAPETAVRGETVAVTAAVENAASIPAGGSLTLRMNGEAVTTREVRLDAGERSELRFEVTPDESGETTIEIGGERVTLTVTDGGTGSDPGESTADDDTGDDSADPDSEPLPSIEEVPGFGPAAAVIALLLATTLFAARMRRR is encoded by the coding sequence ATGCGCGAGCACGCTCGCCGGACGACCGTTCTCGTCCTCTCGGTGCTGCTCCTCGCGGGCGTCGTGACGGCTCCCGCCCTGGCGGGCGGCGCGTCCGCGGCGGAGACTGGCGCGTCAGCGATGCCCGGGGCGTCGAGCGCAGTGACTGGACCGTCAGCGTCGGCGACGGTCGACGCGTCCGATCCGGCGACGGTCGGACCGGCAGCGCTGCTCGACTCGAGCACGGCGACGGCCGAGACGGTCCGCGTTCGGAACCACCTCCGACGGGTCGAACCCGCCGGCGAGTACGGCGTTCGGACCCGAGTCGAGATCCCGGACCGCGTCGTCGAACTCCGGATCCGGATCCCCGACCGCGCCACTGACGTGTCGGCGGACGGGTTCACACGCGAGAACGCGACGTCGTGGGCCTGGGACGAGCGGACCGAGCGTCCGCGCCTGACGTACCGGATGCCCGCCAATCGGACGGTCGAGGACGGCGGGCCGTTGGAGGGGGACGGCCGATACCTCTTCGTCGACGTCGGCGACTGGGCGGTCGTGAACCCGCCGCAGGTCGGGGTTCGTGTGCAGTCCACCGGGCCCGTCCGATTCGAGCGCGAGAACGTCGTGGCGGGGGAGGGCGCCGCGGGCGAGTCGATGGCCTATCTCGGCCCCTTCGAGGAGCACGTCGGGTCGGCGAACGGCCAGCGATTCCGACTGATCGTTCCCGAAAACGCCGAGTTGGCCTCGTCGCCGGATGCGATCCTCCGGACGCTCGAACACGCCTCCGGCGCGCTTCGGGTCGGCGATCGCGACGCCGAGGTGTTCGTGATCGCCGTCCCCACGAGCGACGTCGGCTGGGGAGTCCGGGGACTGCAGAGCGGTCCGGCGGACATGTGGGTTCGGGACGCCGAGCCGGTCGACGACGCGACCGACGTCTGGACCCACGAGTACGTTCACACGCGGCAGGACTATCGAACGACCGCGTCCGGACGCTGGACGACCGAGGCGGCGGCGACCTACTACGCGGCCCTGCTTGCGCTCGAGCGCGGCGACGTCGACTTCGCGGCGTTCCGGCGGATCCTCCGCCAGGGGGAGCGGGACCCGCAGGCCGGCGCGACCCTCTCGCAACCCGCCACCTGGCGGAACGACGCACACTACTGGAAGGGCGCGCTCGTCGTCGGCGAGATCGACCGCCGGATCCGGCTGGCGACCGACGGCGAGGACGCCTTCACGAGCGTGCTGCGGGAGCTGAACGCGGCCGAGGATCCGGTCACGAACGAGGACGTCCTCGCGGCGGTCGCCGCCGCGGGCGGGAGCGACGTCCGGACGACGGCGCGGTCGTTCACGACGACCGACCGAGCGCCGACCGCGTGGGACCGTGACGCCCACGACGCCGCGTTCGGAACGCTGCCGGCCCGGATCGGCTACTCGATCGCCGGCCCCGACGCGGTCCGCGTGACCGGGGAGTACCGCGACCGCGCTGTCGACCGGGATCCGATTCGGCTCGTCGTCGGGGAGGCGCTCCGCCTGCGGGTGTCGGTCTCGAACGACGGCGGCACGGCCGGCGACTACGACCTCGTCGTCCGGCTCGACGGCGAGACGGTGGCCACGAGAACGGGACGACTCGCGGCCGGAGAGACCACGGTCGAGACGGTCGAGCACCGGTTCGAGGCGCCCGGCACGCACGACCTGACGGTCGGCGGGCAGTCGCTTCGGGTTTCGGTGACCGACCCCGCCACGGCGGCCGTTGACGACCTGACGGTCGCTCCCGAGACGGCCGTCCGCGGCGAGACGGTCGCCGTAACCGCCGCCGTCGAGAACGCGGCGTCGATCCCCGCCGGCGGATCGCTGACGCTCCGGATGAACGGCGAGGCGGTCACCACGCGGGAGGTTCGCCTCGACGCGGGCGAACGGAGCGAACTCCGGTTCGAGGTCACGCCCGACGAATCCGGCGAGACGACGATCGAGATCGGCGGGGAGCGCGTCACGCTCACGGTCACGGATGGCGGAACGGGTTCCGATCCCGGCGAGTCCACCGCCGACGACGATACCGGTGACGACTCCGCCGACCCCGACTCCGAGCCGCTCCCGTCGATCGAGGAGGTTCCGGGGTTCGGCCCGGCGGCTGCCGTGATCGCGCTGCTGCTCGCGACGACGCTGTTCGCGGCGCGAATGCGGCGACGGTAG
- a CDS encoding ribbon-helix-helix protein, CopG family encodes MGNKNKTISFRVNEDAFETLREIAEQRDISLSAVFRDYVDTLVAHDGKVRVVPEHELEGTGEADDSFPPKVEVPKSFIREHERLELEADHLREQLEEHKRYVTYLREQLEDEDEEVIQLEDLDGDADEPSFRLG; translated from the coding sequence ATGGGCAACAAGAACAAGACCATCTCGTTCCGCGTCAACGAGGACGCCTTCGAGACCCTCCGCGAGATCGCCGAGCAGCGCGACATCTCGTTGTCCGCCGTGTTCCGCGATTACGTGGACACGCTGGTTGCCCACGACGGCAAGGTCCGGGTCGTCCCCGAACACGAGCTCGAGGGCACTGGCGAGGCCGACGACTCCTTCCCGCCGAAGGTGGAGGTGCCCAAGAGCTTCATCCGCGAGCACGAACGGCTGGAGCTCGAGGCCGACCACCTCCGCGAGCAGCTCGAGGAGCACAAACGGTACGTCACCTACCTCCGCGAGCAGCTCGAGGACGAGGACGAGGAGGTCATCCAGCTCGAGGACCTCGACGGCGACGCCGACGAGCCCTCGTTCCGGCTGGGGTAG
- a CDS encoding potassium channel family protein, which produces MGRFEGRRTPETVEYEPASVKDLLVEMKDTAELLIDLSYSAVLHQSTDVAREVLELEHKMDVLQMRARMSLMLAARNPNEAEQLAPVLGVIGGADKVSDAAGDIAKIVLEEIGLPDAMRGALSEAVEMLVRGTIAEGSPYAGRTLQDIDLESETGVRIIAIRRADDWILNPGPTTTLCPDDVAIFRGPEASIPDVHETATDEPYVAEEPVEPDVSDLERAVDSIVLMKNLSELAVDLAYGSVLFDAEELAEEVSNLEVEVDALQSRFEAWTLRAARDASDPVTLRGLIHLGVATEVISDAAVEITEGVLRDLEVHPVVELAVKESDEIITRTTIESDSDLEGAAIREGVPETDISTSVLAVRRPDEGWLVGPDIDTTLRAGDVLITKGTRTSAAEFSDRAA; this is translated from the coding sequence ATGGGACGATTCGAGGGGCGTCGGACCCCCGAAACGGTCGAATACGAGCCGGCGAGCGTCAAGGACCTGCTCGTCGAGATGAAGGACACCGCGGAGCTGCTCATCGACCTCTCGTACTCGGCCGTCCTCCACCAGAGCACCGACGTCGCCCGCGAGGTGCTCGAGCTCGAGCACAAGATGGACGTCCTCCAGATGCGCGCCCGGATGAGCCTGATGCTCGCCGCCCGGAACCCGAACGAGGCCGAACAGCTCGCGCCCGTTCTCGGCGTGATCGGCGGCGCGGACAAGGTCAGCGACGCCGCCGGCGACATCGCGAAGATCGTCTTAGAGGAGATCGGCCTCCCCGACGCGATGCGGGGCGCCCTCTCGGAGGCGGTCGAGATGCTCGTCCGCGGAACGATCGCGGAGGGATCGCCGTACGCCGGACGGACGCTGCAGGATATCGACCTCGAGTCGGAGACCGGCGTCCGGATCATCGCGATCCGCCGTGCCGACGACTGGATCCTGAATCCCGGACCGACGACGACGCTGTGTCCGGACGACGTGGCGATCTTTCGGGGTCCCGAGGCGTCGATCCCGGACGTCCACGAGACCGCGACCGACGAGCCCTACGTGGCCGAGGAGCCGGTCGAACCGGACGTCTCGGACCTCGAGCGTGCGGTCGACTCCATCGTGTTGATGAAGAACCTCTCGGAGCTCGCGGTCGATCTCGCCTACGGGTCGGTGTTGTTCGACGCCGAGGAGCTGGCCGAGGAGGTGAGCAACCTCGAGGTCGAGGTGGACGCGCTCCAGTCCCGCTTCGAGGCCTGGACGCTGCGGGCGGCCCGGGACGCGTCCGATCCGGTCACGCTCCGGGGGCTCATCCACCTGGGCGTCGCGACCGAGGTCATCTCCGACGCCGCGGTGGAGATCACCGAGGGCGTCCTCCGCGACCTCGAGGTTCATCCCGTCGTGGAGCTGGCCGTCAAGGAGTCCGACGAGATCATCACGCGCACCACGATCGAGTCGGACAGCGACCTCGAGGGGGCGGCGATCCGCGAGGGCGTTCCCGAGACGGACATCTCAACGAGCGTGCTGGCGGTCCGCCGTCCGGACGAGGGCTGGCTCGTCGGTCCGGACATCGACACCACGCTGCGGGCCGGCGACGTGTTGATCACGAAGGGGACGCGCACCTCGGCCGCGGAGTTCTCGGACCGGGCGGCCTAG
- the mch gene encoding methenyltetrahydromethanopterin cyclohydrolase, which yields MDSINRTAIELVDEALEFAGELKIQPHELDDEATVIDFGVAADGGIEAGILLAEVQTAGLANVTTRMGRISGAPRPYVEVTTDHPAIALLCSQKAGWELSFDDFEGLGSGPARALVGRETEFERVGYYDESEFATLAVESATLPDASVAEHVAELAGVDASGVFLPTFATGSVVGSVTMAARAPELAMFRLLEIGYDPTDVLTAAGSAPVAPVSYDEDVAMGRTNDALAYGGEVYLQVARDDDRFDELVSTVRDDYGTPFIEVFEDADWDFYDVPETVFAPASVTVDVVDGPTYSHGGTDETMLAESFGMTDAAGHGFE from the coding sequence ATGGACAGCATCAACCGGACCGCGATCGAGCTCGTCGACGAGGCGCTCGAGTTCGCCGGCGAGCTCAAGATCCAGCCACACGAGCTGGACGACGAGGCCACCGTCATCGACTTCGGCGTGGCGGCGGACGGCGGCATCGAGGCGGGCATCCTGCTCGCGGAGGTCCAGACCGCCGGCCTGGCCAACGTCACGACACGGATGGGCCGGATATCGGGAGCGCCCCGCCCGTACGTGGAGGTGACGACGGATCATCCCGCGATCGCGTTGCTGTGCTCCCAGAAGGCCGGATGGGAGCTTTCCTTCGACGATTTCGAGGGACTCGGATCGGGGCCGGCCCGTGCGCTGGTGGGTCGCGAGACCGAGTTCGAGCGCGTCGGCTACTACGACGAGTCCGAGTTCGCCACCCTGGCGGTCGAGTCGGCGACGCTTCCGGACGCGTCGGTCGCCGAGCACGTCGCGGAGCTGGCCGGCGTCGACGCCTCGGGCGTCTTCCTGCCGACGTTCGCGACCGGCTCGGTCGTCGGGTCGGTCACGATGGCCGCCCGCGCGCCGGAGCTCGCGATGTTTCGGCTGCTCGAGATCGGCTACGACCCGACCGACGTCCTCACCGCCGCGGGATCGGCGCCGGTTGCGCCGGTGAGCTACGACGAGGACGTCGCGATGGGGCGGACGAACGACGCGCTCGCGTACGGCGGCGAGGTCTACCTCCAGGTCGCCCGCGACGACGACCGGTTCGACGAGCTCGTCTCCACCGTCCGCGACGACTACGGCACACCCTTCATCGAGGTGTTCGAGGACGCCGACTGGGACTTCTATGACGTCCCCGAGACGGTGTTCGCGCCCGCCAGCGTCACCGTCGACGTCGTCGACGGCCCCACCTACAGCCACGGGGGAACCGACGAGACGATGCTCGCCGAGTCGTTCGGGATGACCGACGCAGCCGGACACGGCTTCGAGTAG
- a CDS encoding MTH1187 family thiamine-binding protein, producing MTVVALLSVAPVIEGSMSEEVAAAVAALDDFPVSYETNPMGTVIEADDVGTLFDAVEAAHTAVDADRVSTVLKIDDKRTVDASAAAKVAAVEDHLGRTAKREREPDR from the coding sequence ATGACCGTGGTTGCCCTGCTGAGCGTCGCGCCCGTGATCGAGGGAAGCATGTCCGAGGAGGTCGCGGCTGCCGTCGCCGCCCTCGACGACTTCCCGGTGAGCTACGAGACTAACCCGATGGGGACGGTGATCGAGGCCGACGACGTCGGAACGCTGTTCGACGCGGTCGAGGCCGCACACACGGCGGTCGATGCCGACCGCGTCTCGACGGTCCTGAAGATCGACGACAAGCGGACCGTCGACGCCTCGGCCGCCGCGAAGGTCGCCGCCGTCGAGGATCACCTCGGCCGGACGGCGAAGCGGGAGCGGGAGCCGGACCGATAA
- a CDS encoding alpha/beta fold hydrolase, giving the protein MTRRIPRNRAQRDLDRPPRERFATRTLTADCGDGSCRGRLYLPSATRDPPVVVMGPEIGAEASFGLPAIAERFAAAGYAAFRFDYPGFGDSDGDDQRIDPAGHRRAYAAAVDRVGEVADLGSSVVAYGAGFAAAHALWVAGERRAVDAAMAITPILDGGAYLRRRGIGPFVRAVGTGVRGRIGDAIPGGVTGGRTVPIAGDPETRAVIAAPGAKRAYLDLVDRDSAWRNETPAGSLLAIARTDLGDRLADVRVPTLVLAGADDALAPAESVESAADRLPRGTYVRLPADHWSIYGADFEPAIGHQLAFLTDVFED; this is encoded by the coding sequence ATGACCCGACGGATCCCCCGGAACCGGGCACAGCGTGACCTCGACCGGCCGCCCCGCGAGCGGTTCGCGACTCGGACGCTGACCGCCGATTGCGGCGACGGGAGCTGCCGCGGCCGCCTGTATCTCCCGTCCGCAACCAGGGATCCGCCGGTGGTCGTGATGGGTCCGGAGATCGGTGCCGAGGCGAGCTTCGGGCTGCCGGCGATCGCGGAGCGGTTCGCTGCGGCGGGCTACGCCGCGTTTCGGTTCGATTATCCGGGCTTCGGCGACTCCGACGGCGACGATCAGCGGATCGATCCCGCGGGCCACCGCCGCGCGTACGCGGCCGCGGTCGACCGCGTCGGCGAGGTCGCCGACCTCGGATCGTCGGTCGTCGCCTACGGCGCCGGCTTCGCGGCCGCACACGCCCTGTGGGTCGCCGGCGAACGGCGCGCGGTCGACGCGGCGATGGCGATCACCCCGATCCTCGACGGCGGCGCGTACCTTCGACGGCGCGGGATCGGCCCGTTCGTCCGAGCGGTCGGAACCGGGGTTCGCGGCCGAATCGGCGACGCGATTCCGGGTGGCGTCACCGGCGGACGGACGGTCCCGATCGCCGGGGATCCCGAGACGCGTGCGGTGATCGCCGCGCCCGGCGCAAAGCGCGCGTATCTCGACCTCGTCGACCGGGACTCCGCCTGGCGCAACGAGACGCCCGCCGGCTCGCTGCTCGCGATCGCCCGGACCGACCTCGGCGACCGCCTCGCCGACGTCCGCGTCCCGACGCTCGTGCTCGCGGGCGCGGATGACGCGCTCGCGCCCGCGGAGTCGGTCGAATCGGCGGCCGACCGGCTCCCCCGCGGGACCTACGTCCGGCTCCCGGCCGATCACTGGTCGATCTACGGTGCCGACTTCGAGCCCGCGATCGGCCATCAGCTGGCCTTCCTCACCGACGTCTTCGAGGACTGA
- the yqeC gene encoding selenium cofactor biosynthesis protein YqeC, translating into MDPIDAFRADDAAVAVVGAGGKKTTMYALANRLDRAVVTATVRIPIFDPHVGSVSVTAEPTERLDRSTSETGPAEGGASEPETTTPRVEFPLGLVPAREREDRYLGYDRETVSRIVDSHDGPVLIKADGARTREFKAPGESEPQIPDGVDVVVPVASVAVVGEPLTEDLVHRPERVVDVARGAGLDVAIGDTVTPELVGTVLASPAGGLAGVPEGACVIPLLNKVDDDDAAATAREIAAVVRDRMAVRRREPREDSSLPSVPHVVLGRLIDETVVDVVPIDDGSPVGDVDSVDDDRSAN; encoded by the coding sequence ATGGATCCGATCGATGCCTTCCGGGCCGACGACGCCGCCGTGGCGGTCGTCGGCGCGGGCGGCAAGAAGACGACGATGTATGCGCTCGCGAACCGGCTCGACCGCGCGGTCGTCACCGCGACCGTCCGGATCCCGATCTTCGATCCACACGTGGGGTCCGTCTCGGTCACGGCCGAGCCGACCGAGCGACTCGACCGGAGCACGTCCGAGACGGGACCGGCCGAGGGGGGCGCATCGGAACCGGAAACGACGACCCCGCGCGTGGAGTTCCCGCTCGGGCTGGTCCCAGCTCGCGAACGCGAGGACCGGTACCTCGGCTACGACCGGGAGACCGTGAGCCGCATCGTCGACTCCCACGACGGCCCGGTCCTGATAAAAGCGGACGGGGCTCGGACCCGCGAGTTCAAGGCGCCCGGCGAGTCGGAGCCGCAGATTCCGGACGGGGTCGACGTGGTTGTGCCGGTCGCGAGCGTCGCCGTCGTCGGCGAACCGCTGACCGAGGACCTCGTTCATCGCCCGGAGCGCGTCGTCGACGTCGCTCGGGGAGCGGGGCTCGACGTCGCGATCGGCGACACGGTCACCCCCGAGCTCGTCGGCACCGTCCTCGCGAGTCCCGCGGGCGGGCTGGCCGGCGTCCCCGAGGGTGCGTGCGTGATCCCCCTTCTCAACAAGGTCGACGACGACGATGCGGCGGCGACCGCCCGCGAGATCGCCGCGGTCGTTCGGGATCGGATGGCTGTACGGCGACGTGAGCCACGGGAGGACTCCTCGCTCCCGTCGGTTCCGCACGTCGTTCTGGGACGGTTGATCGACGAGACCGTCGTCGACGTGGTTCCGATCGACGACGGGAGTCCGGTTGGTGACGTGGATTCGGTCGACGACGACCGGTCGGCGAACTGA
- a CDS encoding HAD family hydrolase, translating into MYDAVVFDNDGVLVGRTPFDTLREAAWNAFESVGVEDPDLAHVDDLAIGVTPATLTDVCERYDVDPAEFWRVRDRTASDAQIDDARAGRKTPYEDVGVLDDLDASLGVVSSNQQATVEFLLDHFDLGERFEAVYGREPSIVSLSRKKPSPYYLQRALEDLEAETALFVGDNESDLEAADNAGIDSAFIRRPHRREFELSRTPTYEIDDLHDLVSICGRR; encoded by the coding sequence GTGTACGACGCTGTCGTCTTCGACAACGACGGGGTGCTCGTGGGACGGACCCCGTTCGATACCCTCCGGGAGGCCGCCTGGAACGCCTTCGAGAGCGTCGGCGTCGAGGACCCCGACCTCGCGCACGTCGACGACCTCGCGATCGGCGTCACGCCGGCCACGCTGACGGACGTCTGTGAGCGGTACGACGTCGATCCCGCCGAGTTCTGGCGCGTCCGCGATCGGACCGCAAGCGACGCGCAGATCGACGACGCGCGGGCGGGTCGCAAGACGCCCTACGAGGACGTCGGCGTTCTCGACGACCTCGACGCCTCGCTCGGCGTCGTCTCCTCGAACCAGCAGGCGACCGTCGAGTTCCTGCTCGACCATTTCGACCTCGGGGAGCGCTTCGAGGCCGTCTACGGTCGGGAGCCGTCGATCGTCAGCCTCTCGCGGAAGAAGCCCTCCCCCTACTACCTCCAGCGGGCCCTCGAGGACCTGGAGGCGGAGACGGCGCTGTTCGTCGGCGACAACGAGTCGGACCTGGAGGCCGCCGACAACGCCGGCATCGACTCCGCGTTCATCCGCCGCCCGCATCGCCGCGAGTTCGAGTTGAGCCGGACCCCGACATACGAGATCGACGACCTCCACGACCTCGTGAGCATCTGCGGCCGCCGGTGA
- a CDS encoding thioredoxin family protein, which produces MTGNPFTAADGATAADEPNDDGAVPGDRPIDLDTGDELDAFLAEHDVALVEFYTKGCTLCQSVEPVLGTVARAADVAVATVNPRTDLSLVEAYDVRSVPTLVLFVEGAPVDRLAEGFVGVERVLDLIRDHAPDRVPEDA; this is translated from the coding sequence ATGACTGGCAATCCATTCACCGCCGCGGACGGAGCCACCGCCGCGGACGAGCCGAACGACGATGGCGCGGTTCCCGGTGACCGGCCGATCGACCTGGACACCGGCGACGAGCTGGACGCGTTCCTCGCGGAACACGACGTCGCACTCGTGGAGTTCTACACGAAAGGCTGTACCCTCTGTCAGTCCGTCGAGCCGGTCCTCGGGACGGTCGCCCGGGCGGCGGACGTCGCCGTCGCGACCGTCAACCCGCGAACCGACCTCTCGCTCGTGGAGGCATACGACGTCCGGAGCGTGCCGACGCTCGTTCTGTTCGTCGAGGGAGCGCCGGTCGACCGGCTCGCGGAGGGGTTCGTCGGCGTCGAGCGCGTGCTCGATCTGATCCGGGACCACGCGCCCGACCGCGTTCCCGAGGACGCCTGA
- a CDS encoding DUF106 domain-containing protein, translating into MSTVERKVRTLVAEDDGMREAIDVVLEHAADGEVKWVDVREDISSGQWGRLIEKGILTDGEAGFALADREAIEDGLESADESGTASGSGGDVETPEGTSWSKWDKAAGLTTVGLFAGYAWAPVRTVIAGAVDVVFGPLMNLVPFHIVVMVVALATGLYSTLLRAGLMDMSKMSQYQERMKDIQERRKEAKQRDDQEALDAIQDEQMEAMGDQLGMFKEQFRPMVWIMFLTIPAFLWMFWVVGYRGSEANYQLGELVIPIAGRAVEWTEPILGPIQIWIVWYFLCSMAFTQIIQKSLNIQMSPTSA; encoded by the coding sequence ATGAGCACGGTCGAACGGAAGGTCAGGACCCTCGTCGCCGAGGACGACGGGATGCGCGAGGCGATCGATGTCGTCCTCGAGCACGCCGCCGACGGCGAGGTCAAGTGGGTCGACGTTCGTGAGGACATCTCGAGCGGCCAGTGGGGCCGGCTGATCGAGAAGGGGATCCTCACGGACGGCGAGGCCGGCTTCGCGCTCGCCGACCGCGAGGCGATCGAGGACGGCCTCGAGTCCGCCGACGAGTCGGGTACTGCGTCCGGATCGGGCGGCGACGTGGAGACTCCCGAGGGAACCTCCTGGTCGAAGTGGGACAAGGCCGCGGGGCTGACCACCGTCGGCCTCTTCGCCGGCTACGCGTGGGCTCCGGTCCGGACGGTCATCGCGGGTGCCGTCGACGTCGTGTTCGGCCCGCTGATGAACCTGGTTCCCTTCCACATCGTCGTGATGGTCGTCGCCCTCGCGACCGGCCTCTACTCGACCCTCCTGCGCGCTGGCCTGATGGACATGTCGAAGATGAGCCAGTATCAGGAGCGGATGAAGGACATCCAGGAGCGCCGCAAGGAGGCGAAACAGCGGGACGACCAGGAGGCGCTCGACGCGATCCAGGACGAGCAGATGGAGGCGATGGGCGACCAGCTCGGGATGTTCAAGGAGCAGTTCCGCCCGATGGTGTGGATCATGTTCCTCACCATCCCGGCGTTCCTCTGGATGTTCTGGGTCGTCGGCTACCGCGGCTCGGAGGCCAACTACCAGCTCGGCGAGCTCGTGATCCCGATCGCCGGCCGAGCCGTGGAGTGGACCGAGCCGATCCTCGGCCCGATCCAGATCTGGATCGTCTGGTACTTCCTCTGCTCGATGGCGTTCACCCAGATCATCCAAAAGAGCCTCAACATTCAGATGTCGCCGACGTCGGCGTAG